A region of Pseudomonas marginalis DNA encodes the following proteins:
- a CDS encoding ATP-binding protein, with the protein MQFLSDPHGCEGWAGEMAQRIRAFDWSTTDLGPLDRWSTSLACTVQMMLASPVPMVMLWGPAGYMIYNDSYSVFAGGRHPYLLGTPVELGWPEVADFNRHVVDTCLAGGTLSFNNKDLVLLRNGQPETVWLDLYYSPVAGDNQQPAGVLAIVVETTAHVHSERVRQELTHNLEQRVAAEVQARSAAEDQLRQSQKLEAIGGLTGGVAHDFNNLLQVIAGNLHLLARHEPENAQVQRRVTAAIAAVERGAKLSSQLLAFARRQPLSPAVYNPQRIYAGLGELLQRALGETIHIDVQLPQDSWCINVDRNQLENALLNLAINARDAMKGEGVIRITGENIILNPKDCRGKSIKPGEYVRLAVTDIGVGMPAAILSRVFEPFFTTKRDGHGTGLGLSMVFGFVRQSGGHVDVWSEEGKGTVVQMYFPRSLGEEVQETHSEPVPHDMGQETILVVEDNEDVRVTVVDLLEQAGYTVLTAEDGDRAMQALQDGVRPDLIFTDVVMPGRIKSTDLAEWARVQSPPVAVLFTSGHTRDILSSNHLLSADIHLLSKPYSPEALTQRLRSVLTARQGCS; encoded by the coding sequence ATGCAATTCTTATCCGACCCCCACGGCTGTGAAGGTTGGGCCGGCGAAATGGCCCAGCGCATTCGCGCATTTGACTGGTCAACCACCGACCTGGGACCCCTTGACCGCTGGTCCACCAGCCTCGCCTGTACCGTGCAGATGATGCTGGCATCCCCCGTGCCCATGGTGATGCTCTGGGGGCCGGCGGGGTACATGATCTACAACGACAGCTATTCGGTGTTTGCCGGTGGCCGCCATCCTTATTTGCTCGGCACGCCGGTGGAGCTGGGCTGGCCGGAAGTCGCCGACTTCAACCGCCATGTGGTGGACACCTGCCTGGCCGGCGGCACCTTGTCGTTCAACAACAAAGACCTGGTACTGCTGCGCAACGGCCAGCCGGAAACGGTGTGGCTGGATCTTTATTACAGCCCCGTCGCCGGGGATAACCAGCAACCGGCCGGTGTGCTGGCGATTGTGGTGGAGACCACCGCCCACGTGCATTCCGAACGCGTGCGCCAGGAATTGACCCATAACCTGGAGCAGCGCGTGGCCGCCGAAGTCCAGGCGCGTTCCGCCGCCGAAGACCAACTGCGCCAGTCGCAAAAGCTCGAAGCCATTGGTGGCCTGACCGGTGGCGTGGCCCACGACTTCAATAACCTGTTGCAAGTGATCGCCGGCAACCTGCACCTGCTGGCCCGCCATGAACCGGAGAATGCCCAGGTGCAGCGGCGGGTCACGGCGGCCATTGCAGCGGTGGAGCGGGGCGCCAAACTGTCCTCGCAACTGCTGGCCTTTGCCCGGCGCCAACCGTTGTCACCGGCCGTGTACAACCCGCAGCGCATCTACGCCGGGCTGGGCGAACTGCTGCAACGTGCGTTGGGTGAAACCATTCATATCGACGTGCAGTTGCCCCAGGATTCCTGGTGCATCAACGTCGATCGCAACCAGTTGGAAAATGCGCTGCTCAACCTGGCGATCAACGCCCGCGACGCCATGAAAGGCGAAGGCGTGATTCGCATCACCGGCGAAAACATCATCCTCAACCCCAAGGATTGCCGCGGCAAAAGCATCAAGCCAGGCGAGTATGTGCGCCTGGCCGTCACCGACATTGGCGTGGGCATGCCGGCAGCGATCCTGTCGCGGGTGTTCGAGCCGTTTTTCACCACCAAACGCGATGGCCACGGCACCGGCCTTGGCTTGAGCATGGTGTTTGGTTTTGTCCGCCAGAGCGGTGGGCATGTGGACGTGTGGAGCGAGGAGGGCAAGGGCACCGTGGTGCAAATGTACTTTCCGCGCAGCCTGGGCGAAGAAGTCCAGGAGACTCACTCAGAACCCGTGCCCCACGACATGGGCCAGGAGACCATCCTGGTGGTGGAGGACAACGAGGATGTGCGGGTGACCGTGGTGGATCTGCTCGAACAGGCAGGCTACACGGTGTTGACCGCCGAAGACGGCGACCGCGCGATGCAAGCCTTGCAGGACGGCGTGCGGCCCGACCTGATCTTCACCGATGTGGTGATGCCCGGCCGTATCAAAAGCACTGACCTGGCCGAGTGGGCCCGCGTCCAATCGCCGCCGGTGGCGGTGCTGTTCACCTCGGGGCACACCCGCGACATCCTCTCCAGCAATCACCTGCTCAGCGCTGACATTCATTTGCTGAGCAAACCCTACAGCCCCGAGGCCCTGACGCAACGGCTGCGCAGCGTGCTCACCGCCAGACAAGGTTGTTCATGA
- a CDS encoding error-prone DNA polymerase, producing MSYAELHCLSNFSFQRGASSALELFERAKRQGYSALAITDECTLSGIVRAWQAAKAVGLPLIIGSEVRIENGPKLVLLVQDLSGYQHLCRLITVARRRAEKGRYRLLLEDFEQPLPGLLALWVAEDSDTQASIHWLRRTFAERLWLAVHLHCGQDDARHLEQRLHLAASLQIPAVACGDVHMHARGRRALQDTMTAIRHHVPVADAGTRLHPNGERHLRSLDALATLYPQALLDETLAIAQRCRFDLGQLRYHYPRELVPEGHDAESWLRAVTDEGIARRWPHGVDAKTLQQIHHELTLISKLGYESYFLTVHDIVRFARSRSILCQGRGSAANSAVCFALGITEIDPSLTSTLFERFLSEERNEPPDIDVDFEHERREEVLQYVFQRYGRTRAALTAVVSSYHAAGAVRDVAKALGLPPDQINALAECCGRWSDDAPPLERLRESGFDPDSQILRRVLTLTQQLIGFPRHLSQHPGGFVISEYPLDTLVPVENAAMAERTIIQWDKDDLDAVGLLKVDILALGMLSAIRRCFDLLRRHRHLDFSLATIPKEDPATYAMISKADTIGVFQIESRAQMSMLPRLRPQKFYDLVIEVAIVRPGPIQGGMVHPYLRRRNEEEPTTYPSPELEAVLKRTLGIPLFQEQVMQIAMVAADYSPGEADQLRRSMAAWKRHGGLEPHQARLRTGMLKNGYTEAFAAQIFEQIKGFGSYGFPESHAASFALLTYASCWLKCHEPAAFACALINSWPMGFYSPDQILQDARRHRLQIRPVDVQASDWDCSLEPIDGQQPAIRMGLRMISGFREEDGRRIEAARQRRAFRDIADLDARAGLDARTQVLLADAGALRALAGNRHTARWAVAGVHKQLGLFAGLSSPDEARVELPKPTVGEDLHADYATLGTTLGPHPLALLRAELRKRRCRSSNELQAVEHGRTVSVAGLVTGRQRPGTASGVTFVTLEDEFGNLNVVVWRDLAERQRQALVGSRLLKVDGRWEAVGEVRHLIAGRLTDLTPLLDGITVRSRDFH from the coding sequence ATGAGTTATGCCGAGCTGCACTGCCTGTCGAACTTCAGCTTCCAACGCGGCGCCTCCAGCGCCCTGGAGTTGTTCGAGCGGGCCAAGCGCCAGGGCTACAGCGCCCTGGCGATCACCGATGAATGTACCTTGTCGGGCATCGTGCGGGCCTGGCAGGCGGCGAAGGCGGTGGGCTTGCCGCTGATTATCGGCAGCGAAGTGCGCATCGAAAACGGCCCGAAACTGGTGCTGCTGGTGCAGGACCTCAGCGGCTACCAGCACCTGTGCCGCTTGATCACCGTGGCCCGACGCCGGGCTGAAAAAGGTCGCTACCGCCTGCTGCTGGAAGACTTCGAGCAGCCGTTGCCCGGCCTGCTGGCGCTGTGGGTCGCCGAAGACAGTGACACCCAGGCCTCCATCCACTGGCTGCGCCGTACCTTCGCCGAACGCCTGTGGCTGGCGGTGCACCTGCACTGCGGCCAGGACGATGCGCGGCATCTGGAGCAACGCCTGCACCTGGCCGCCAGCCTGCAGATTCCGGCGGTGGCCTGCGGCGATGTGCATATGCATGCCCGTGGCCGCCGCGCCCTGCAAGACACCATGACCGCGATCCGCCATCACGTGCCGGTGGCCGACGCCGGCACGCGCCTGCACCCCAACGGCGAGCGGCATCTGCGCAGCCTCGACGCCCTGGCCACGCTGTACCCGCAGGCGCTGCTCGACGAAACCCTGGCCATCGCCCAGCGCTGCCGCTTCGATCTTGGCCAGTTGCGCTATCACTACCCGCGCGAGCTGGTGCCCGAGGGCCACGATGCCGAATCCTGGTTGCGCGCCGTCACCGACGAAGGCATCGCCCGGCGCTGGCCGCACGGGGTCGACGCCAAGACCTTGCAGCAGATCCATCACGAGCTGACATTGATCAGCAAACTGGGTTACGAAAGCTACTTCCTCACGGTGCACGACATCGTGCGCTTCGCCCGCAGCCGGTCGATCCTGTGCCAGGGCCGGGGCTCGGCAGCCAACTCGGCGGTGTGTTTTGCCCTGGGCATCACCGAGATCGACCCGAGCCTGACGAGTACGCTGTTTGAGCGCTTCCTGTCAGAGGAACGCAACGAGCCGCCGGACATCGACGTCGACTTCGAGCACGAACGTCGCGAAGAAGTGCTGCAGTACGTGTTCCAGCGTTATGGCCGTACCCGCGCGGCGCTGACGGCGGTGGTCAGCAGTTACCACGCCGCCGGTGCGGTGCGCGATGTGGCCAAGGCCCTGGGCTTGCCGCCGGACCAGATCAACGCGCTGGCCGAATGCTGCGGGCGCTGGAGTGACGATGCGCCGCCCCTGGAACGCCTGCGCGAAAGCGGCTTCGACCCGGACAGCCAGATCCTGCGCCGTGTGCTGACGCTCACCCAGCAACTGATCGGTTTTCCCCGGCACCTGTCCCAGCACCCCGGGGGCTTCGTGATTTCCGAATACCCACTGGATACCCTGGTGCCGGTGGAAAACGCCGCCATGGCCGAGCGCACCATCATCCAGTGGGACAAGGATGACCTCGATGCGGTCGGCCTGCTCAAGGTGGATATTCTCGCCCTGGGCATGCTCAGCGCGATCCGCCGCTGTTTCGATCTGCTGCGGCGCCATCGCCATCTGGACTTTTCCCTGGCGACGATCCCCAAGGAGGACCCGGCCACCTACGCGATGATCAGCAAGGCCGACACCATCGGCGTGTTCCAGATCGAGTCGCGGGCGCAGATGTCGATGTTGCCCAGATTGCGGCCGCAAAAATTCTACGACCTGGTCATCGAGGTCGCTATCGTGCGCCCCGGGCCGATCCAGGGCGGCATGGTGCATCCCTACCTGCGCCGACGTAACGAAGAGGAGCCCACCACCTATCCGTCGCCGGAGCTTGAGGCGGTGCTCAAGCGCACCCTGGGCATCCCGCTGTTCCAGGAACAGGTGATGCAGATCGCCATGGTCGCCGCCGACTACAGCCCCGGCGAGGCCGACCAGTTGCGCCGTTCCATGGCCGCCTGGAAACGCCACGGTGGCCTGGAACCGCATCAAGCACGCCTGCGCACCGGCATGTTGAAAAATGGCTACACCGAGGCTTTTGCCGCGCAGATCTTCGAACAGATCAAGGGCTTCGGCAGCTATGGTTTCCCCGAGTCCCACGCCGCCAGTTTCGCCTTGCTGACCTACGCCAGTTGCTGGCTCAAATGCCATGAGCCGGCGGCCTTCGCCTGTGCGTTGATCAACAGCTGGCCCATGGGGTTCTACAGCCCGGACCAGATCCTGCAGGATGCGCGGCGCCATCGCTTGCAGATCCGCCCGGTGGATGTGCAGGCCAGCGACTGGGATTGCAGCCTGGAACCCATCGATGGCCAGCAACCGGCGATTCGCATGGGGTTGCGCATGATCTCGGGGTTTCGCGAAGAGGATGGGCGGCGCATCGAAGCCGCACGTCAGCGCCGGGCGTTCAGGGATATTGCCGATCTGGACGCCCGCGCCGGGCTGGATGCGCGCACCCAGGTGTTGCTGGCGGATGCCGGGGCCTTGCGTGCCCTGGCCGGCAACCGGCATACGGCGCGCTGGGCCGTGGCAGGGGTGCATAAGCAGCTTGGCTTGTTCGCCGGCCTGTCCAGCCCCGATGAGGCGCGGGTGGAACTGCCGAAACCGACGGTGGGCGAGGATCTGCACGCCGACTACGCCACGCTTGGCACCACCCTTGGCCCGCACCCATTGGCGCTGCTGCGCGCCGAGCTGCGTAAACGGCGTTGCCGCAGCTCGAATGAACTGCAGGCGGTGGAGCACGGGCGCACTGTCAGCGTCGCCGGGCTGGTCACCGGTCGCCAGCGCCCCGGCACGGCCAGTGGCGTGACCTTTGTCACCCTCGAAGATGAATTCGGCAACCTCAACGTGGTGGTCTGGCGCGACCTGGCCGAACGTCAGCGCCAGGCCCTGGTGGGGTCGCGATTGCTCAAGGTGGACGGGCGTTGGGAGGCGGTGGGCGAGGTGCGACACCTGATCGCCGGGCGCCTGACCGACCTGACGCCACTGCTGGACGGCATCACGGTGCGCAGCCGGGATTTTCACTGA
- a CDS encoding Y-family DNA polymerase — protein sequence MRWVCIVFPQLALDGVQRLHPEPDQPLALLAGTPQRRVLQTVNDAARALGLRPGQSLTAAHALAKTFASAEYDPVEIERWQQFLAAWAYRFSSQVSVYYPRALLFEIESSLGLFGPWPRFEARLRQELTELGFRHRIVAAPNPAAARVLANLYDGLAVVDEEGLLQALAPLPIDRAGLDPQVATALSRMGLRTLAQVQALPRHTLARRFDAGLLKHLDALTGQRPLALAFYQPPDQFDVRIELNFDVQSHQALLFPLRRLTGDLSAFLCGRDSGVQRFDLHLEHADAPDSVIKVGLLSAEREPAMLFELARGRLEHVQVTSPVRGFRLVAQDLPVFVPQRQDLFDDRPQQTLPWEQLRERLRARLGDEAVQGLRFHADHRPECAWQMAADKSPCATLNKVRRPGWLLDEPTLLAEQGVQILMGPERIESGWWDGADIRRDYYLIQTRAGQQGWAYRCVGQSDGLWLQGWFA from the coding sequence ATGCGCTGGGTGTGTATTGTCTTCCCGCAATTGGCGCTGGACGGGGTGCAGCGCCTGCACCCCGAGCCCGACCAACCCCTGGCGCTGCTGGCCGGCACACCGCAGCGGCGCGTGCTGCAAACCGTCAATGACGCCGCCCGCGCACTGGGCCTGCGCCCGGGGCAATCGCTGACGGCCGCCCATGCCCTGGCCAAGACCTTTGCCAGTGCCGAATACGACCCCGTGGAGATCGAGCGCTGGCAGCAGTTTCTCGCCGCCTGGGCCTACCGCTTCAGCTCCCAGGTCAGTGTGTATTACCCGCGTGCCTTGCTGTTCGAGATCGAATCGAGCCTGGGCCTGTTCGGGCCCTGGCCTCGGTTCGAGGCACGCCTGCGCCAGGAGTTGACCGAGCTGGGCTTTCGTCACCGTATCGTCGCCGCGCCCAACCCGGCGGCGGCGCGGGTGCTGGCCAATCTCTACGATGGCCTGGCCGTGGTCGATGAGGAGGGGTTGCTCCAGGCCCTGGCGCCATTGCCCATCGACCGCGCCGGCCTCGACCCGCAGGTGGCCACCGCGTTGTCGCGCATGGGCCTGCGTACCCTGGCCCAGGTGCAGGCGTTGCCCCGGCACACCCTGGCGCGGCGCTTTGATGCCGGCCTGCTCAAGCACCTCGATGCCTTGACCGGGCAACGGCCGTTGGCCCTGGCGTTCTATCAGCCGCCGGACCAGTTCGATGTGCGCATCGAGTTGAATTTCGATGTGCAATCCCACCAGGCCTTGTTATTCCCCCTGCGCCGTTTGACCGGCGACCTCTCGGCGTTCCTCTGCGGCCGTGACAGTGGCGTGCAGCGTTTCGACCTGCACCTGGAACATGCCGATGCACCGGACAGTGTGATCAAGGTCGGCCTGCTGAGCGCCGAGCGTGAGCCGGCGATGCTGTTCGAACTGGCCCGTGGGCGCCTGGAGCACGTGCAAGTCACCTCGCCGGTGCGTGGTTTTCGCCTGGTGGCCCAGGACCTGCCGGTGTTCGTGCCGCAACGCCAGGACCTGTTCGACGATCGCCCGCAACAGACCCTGCCGTGGGAACAACTGCGCGAACGCCTGCGTGCACGCCTGGGGGATGAGGCGGTGCAAGGCCTGCGCTTCCATGCCGACCATCGCCCCGAATGCGCCTGGCAAATGGCGGCGGATAAAAGCCCGTGCGCCACCTTGAACAAGGTGCGGCGTCCCGGCTGGTTGCTTGACGAACCGACCTTGCTGGCCGAGCAGGGCGTGCAGATCCTCATGGGCCCGGAGCGCATCGAATCCGGCTGGTGGGACGGTGCTGATATTCGCCGCGACTACTACCTGATCCAGACCCGCGCCGGCCAGCAAGGCTGGGCCTATCGCTGCGTGGGGCAAAGCGATGGGCTGTGGCTGCAGGGCTGGTTCGCATGA
- the imuA gene encoding translesion DNA synthesis-associated protein ImuA has protein sequence MGAVVALDTLFNGGRVWKGRPVAPPASVQPTGLAALDAVLPTGGWPESALSEILMARDGIGELQLVLPTLARLSAAGERIVLVAPPYTPYPHAWQNAGVDLRQLSVVQAEARDVLWAVEQCLRSGSCGAVLCWPRKADDRALRRLQVAAETGQTLAFAWRALSEAINPSPAALRLAVEAKPARVRVLKCRGGLAHPAPIALAGH, from the coding sequence ATGGGCGCCGTGGTTGCACTGGATACGCTGTTCAATGGCGGCCGCGTCTGGAAAGGCCGGCCTGTCGCGCCTCCGGCCAGCGTGCAGCCTACGGGGCTGGCGGCGCTGGATGCGGTGCTGCCCACGGGCGGCTGGCCGGAGTCGGCCTTGAGCGAAATCCTGATGGCCAGGGACGGTATCGGCGAACTGCAACTGGTGCTGCCGACCCTGGCGCGATTATCGGCGGCGGGGGAGCGCATTGTGCTGGTGGCGCCGCCCTATACCCCGTACCCCCACGCATGGCAGAACGCCGGGGTGGATTTGCGCCAGCTGTCGGTGGTCCAGGCCGAGGCGCGGGATGTGCTGTGGGCGGTGGAACAATGCCTGCGCTCCGGCAGTTGCGGCGCGGTGCTGTGCTGGCCGCGCAAGGCGGATGACCGCGCCTTGCGTCGCTTGCAGGTGGCCGCGGAAACCGGGCAGACCCTGGCGTTTGCCTGGCGCGCCTTGAGTGAAGCGATCAACCCTTCGCCCGCCGCCCTGCGCCTGGCCGTCGAGGCCAAACCTGCCCGGGTGCGGGTGCTCAAGTGCCGGGGTGGCTTGGCTCATCCGGCGCCGATTGCACTGGCGGGGCACTGA
- the lexA gene encoding transcriptional repressor LexA has translation MYSMTTLTPRRTAILTFIRDRIAQQGQPPSLAEIAEAFGFASRSVARKHVVALAEAGFIEVNPNQARGIRLLNQPPRPEWLDVPVLGRVAAGRPIGADADVHSRLQLDPATFAKTPDYLLRVQGDSMIEDGILDGDLVGVRRSAEAVNGQIVVARLDGEVTIKRFERSGERVRLLPRNPAYEPIVVGPDQDLAIEGVFCGLVRQG, from the coding sequence ATGTACTCCATGACGACCCTGACCCCCCGCCGCACCGCCATCCTGACCTTTATCCGCGACCGTATCGCGCAGCAAGGCCAACCCCCCAGCCTCGCCGAGATCGCCGAGGCGTTCGGCTTTGCCTCCCGCAGCGTCGCGCGCAAGCACGTCGTGGCCCTGGCCGAAGCCGGTTTCATCGAGGTCAACCCCAACCAGGCGCGCGGCATTCGTTTGCTCAACCAGCCCCCGCGCCCGGAGTGGCTGGATGTCCCTGTACTCGGCCGAGTGGCAGCCGGCCGGCCCATCGGCGCGGATGCCGACGTGCACAGCCGCCTGCAACTCGACCCCGCCACTTTTGCGAAAACCCCGGATTACCTGTTGCGGGTGCAAGGCGACTCGATGATCGAGGACGGCATCCTCGACGGCGACCTGGTGGGTGTGCGCCGCAGTGCCGAAGCGGTGAACGGGCAGATTGTGGTGGCGCGCCTGGACGGTGAAGTCACCATCAAGCGTTTCGAGCGCAGTGGCGAGCGTGTGCGTCTGCTGCCGCGTAACCCCGCATACGAACCTATCGTGGTCGGCCCCGACCAGGACCTGGCCATCGAAGGGGTGTTCTGCGGCCTGGTGAGGCAAGGCTGA
- a CDS encoding LysR family transcriptional regulator, whose product MNRNDLRRVDMNLLVIFEALMFEKNLTRVAEKLFMGQPAVSAALGRLRDLFDDPLLLRNGRGMEPTPRAVAILKELQPAMDTISGAVSRAKDFDPSTSCAVFRIGLSDDAEFGLFPPLLSQLREEAPGIIVVVRRANYLLMSALLASGEISVGVSYTTELPANAKRRKLRDIPCKVLRGDDGVEPLTLDDYCARPHAMVSFSGDLSGNIDLDLARIGRARRVVLAVPQFSGLRALLAGTQIIATVPDYAACALTEGTALRAEDPPFAIDAAELSMVWSGVHDNDPAERWLRGRIAQHMAGGG is encoded by the coding sequence ATGAACCGCAACGACCTGCGCCGCGTCGACATGAACCTGTTGGTGATTTTCGAAGCGCTGATGTTCGAGAAGAACCTGACTCGGGTCGCCGAAAAGCTCTTCATGGGCCAACCGGCGGTGAGTGCGGCATTGGGCCGGCTGCGAGATTTGTTCGACGACCCGTTGCTGCTGCGCAACGGCCGGGGCATGGAGCCCACGCCACGCGCCGTGGCGATACTCAAGGAGCTGCAACCGGCCATGGACACCATTTCAGGCGCAGTCAGCCGCGCCAAGGATTTCGACCCTTCCACCAGCTGTGCGGTGTTCCGCATCGGCCTGTCCGACGACGCCGAGTTCGGCCTGTTCCCGCCGTTGCTCAGCCAACTGCGCGAAGAAGCCCCGGGCATTATCGTGGTAGTACGCCGCGCCAATTACCTGCTGATGTCCGCATTACTGGCCAGTGGCGAGATCTCGGTGGGCGTGAGCTACACCACTGAACTGCCGGCGAATGCCAAGCGCAGGAAACTGCGGGACATTCCCTGCAAGGTGCTGCGCGGGGATGACGGCGTCGAACCGCTGACCCTCGACGATTATTGCGCACGGCCCCATGCGATGGTGTCGTTCTCGGGGGACTTGAGCGGCAATATCGACCTGGACCTGGCCCGTATCGGCCGTGCCCGGCGGGTGGTGCTGGCGGTACCGCAGTTCAGTGGCTTGCGGGCGCTGCTGGCCGGTACGCAGATTATTGCCACGGTGCCGGACTATGCGGCGTGTGCGTTGACCGAGGGCACGGCGCTGCGGGCAGAGGATCCGCCGTTTGCGATCGATGCGGCGGAGTTGTCGATGGTGTGGAGTGGGGTGCATGACAATGACCCGGCGGAGCGGTGGTTGAGGGGCAGGATTGCGCAGCATATGGCGGGAGGGGGGTGA
- a CDS encoding helix-turn-helix domain-containing protein: MARPAYCTPRLSATGGLCPRRERIAKQLILANLGESLAIADLAQACALSRSHFSRAFKCTTGLSPQEWIRQQRIQRAKELITGSSLSLTQISLECGFCDQAHFCHMFTRSEGVNPMTWRNHQLRHKPQEIAA; encoded by the coding sequence ATGGCCCGACCTGCGTACTGTACTCCTCGCTTATCCGCCACCGGCGGCCTGTGCCCCCGGCGCGAGCGGATCGCCAAGCAATTGATCCTCGCCAACCTCGGGGAAAGCCTGGCGATTGCCGACCTGGCCCAGGCCTGCGCCCTGTCGCGCAGCCATTTTTCCCGCGCATTCAAGTGCACCACCGGGCTGTCGCCCCAGGAATGGATACGCCAGCAACGCATCCAGCGGGCCAAGGAACTGATCACCGGCTCCTCCTTGAGCCTCACGCAAATCAGCCTGGAGTGCGGGTTTTGCGACCAGGCGCATTTCTGCCATATGTTCACGCGCAGCGAGGGCGTCAACCCGATGACCTGGCGAAATCACCAACTGCGTCACAAGCCTCAAGAGATCGCTGCCTAG